One Actinomyces respiraculi DNA window includes the following coding sequences:
- a CDS encoding VaFE repeat-containing surface-anchored protein, which produces MNSTSTTPHPAQISKTLTVLVLLAVTFAVTAVSAVLAPQAHADQNYQGSYGRYVHTSMSANRYWLGPYLPPSGVEQGFDVWCAHMWKSNLAADDVVSPITLEETTGYNTDTAMSVTTPQMAWILKTYNVEATGESGDVRSLNNAAIALLIHANFERDPGADKYGDPSNYVPQLIADVKAGAPDIYEQARVMVEAARASNVQGFTAMVVEGDKTRHGNITGVRVTNEAGENVAGVPFQITLEGPAVFDATGTNTWTGTTTAEALSASWTGTGEGEVTIKQWFKTSRKTLTLLSATDHKTQDTITYGNRPESDSEWVEGPRGRIEVIYGPARIGTTATDKADGDKVLEPGGPVTISDKVCQDPDAPLVPGREYTLTATAVDPATGEPYTDADGNPYTGTATFTPTGPADCAVVDVTLPGEALAGSSVVMFESVAHNGKEVATHADVTDKNQTVTVRQPRVGTTATDQLDGDKQMSSGGPVTITDKVCQDPDAPLVPGHEYTLTATAVDPATGEPYTDADGNPYTGTATFTPNTAQDCGLVDVTLPAAAIRDRSVVMFEKVSLGGHVVATHEDTKDEGQTVKGGTTPGIGTTLTDKADGDKVVDPGTVELEDTVCPTNDLTFEPGREYIIAGRLMDRATGKEVPGTQVRTTFTPKTAQDCAVIPFQVDTTNLPGHDLVAFETAYVPGSETEVLASHEDLNDKGQTVTVTTPPSLARTGADVTALLTGAGVLGTAGLLAIATVRRRKAANTTNNS; this is translated from the coding sequence TTGAACTCAACCTCAACCACACCCCACCCCGCACAGATAAGTAAGACGCTCACCGTTCTTGTTCTGCTGGCCGTCACCTTCGCCGTGACCGCCGTCTCTGCCGTGCTGGCTCCTCAGGCCCACGCCGACCAGAACTACCAAGGCTCCTACGGCCGCTACGTGCACACTTCTATGAGTGCGAACCGCTACTGGCTGGGCCCCTACCTGCCGCCCAGCGGCGTCGAGCAGGGCTTCGACGTGTGGTGCGCGCACATGTGGAAATCAAACCTCGCGGCCGACGACGTGGTCTCGCCCATCACCCTGGAGGAGACCACGGGCTACAACACTGACACGGCCATGAGCGTGACCACGCCCCAGATGGCCTGGATCCTCAAGACCTACAACGTGGAGGCGACAGGTGAGTCCGGCGACGTGCGCTCGCTCAACAACGCCGCGATCGCCCTGCTCATCCACGCCAACTTCGAGCGCGACCCCGGGGCGGACAAGTACGGCGACCCGTCGAACTACGTCCCGCAGCTCATCGCCGACGTCAAGGCGGGCGCGCCCGACATCTATGAGCAGGCCCGCGTCATGGTCGAGGCCGCCCGCGCCTCGAACGTGCAGGGCTTCACGGCCATGGTCGTGGAGGGCGACAAGACCCGTCACGGCAACATCACGGGCGTGCGCGTGACCAATGAGGCCGGCGAGAACGTCGCCGGGGTCCCCTTCCAGATCACCCTCGAGGGCCCGGCCGTCTTCGACGCCACCGGCACCAACACCTGGACCGGCACCACCACGGCCGAGGCCCTGTCCGCCTCCTGGACCGGCACCGGCGAGGGCGAGGTCACCATCAAGCAGTGGTTCAAGACCTCCCGCAAGACGCTGACCCTGCTCAGCGCCACTGATCACAAGACGCAGGACACCATCACCTACGGCAACCGTCCCGAGAGCGACTCCGAGTGGGTCGAGGGTCCCCGGGGCCGCATCGAGGTCATCTACGGTCCTGCCCGCATCGGCACCACCGCCACCGACAAGGCCGACGGGGACAAGGTCCTCGAGCCCGGCGGCCCCGTGACCATCTCCGACAAGGTCTGCCAGGACCCCGACGCACCCCTGGTGCCCGGCCGTGAGTACACACTGACCGCCACGGCCGTGGACCCCGCCACCGGCGAGCCCTACACCGACGCCGACGGCAACCCCTACACCGGCACCGCCACCTTCACACCCACCGGCCCCGCCGACTGCGCGGTCGTCGACGTGACCCTGCCCGGCGAGGCCCTGGCCGGCTCCTCGGTGGTCATGTTCGAGTCCGTCGCCCACAACGGCAAGGAGGTGGCCACCCACGCCGACGTGACCGACAAGAACCAGACCGTCACCGTCCGCCAGCCGCGCGTGGGCACCACCGCCACCGACCAGCTCGACGGCGACAAGCAGATGTCCTCCGGCGGCCCCGTGACCATCACCGACAAGGTCTGCCAGGACCCCGACGCACCCCTGGTGCCCGGCCACGAGTACACACTGACCGCCACGGCCGTGGACCCCGCCACCGGCGAGCCCTACACCGACGCCGACGGCAACCCCTACACCGGCACCGCCACCTTCACACCCAACACCGCCCAGGACTGCGGCCTGGTGGACGTGACCCTGCCCGCGGCCGCCATCCGCGACCGCTCGGTCGTCATGTTCGAGAAGGTGAGCCTGGGCGGCCACGTCGTGGCCACCCACGAGGACACCAAGGACGAGGGCCAGACCGTCAAGGGCGGCACCACCCCCGGCATCGGCACGACGCTGACCGACAAGGCTGACGGCGACAAGGTCGTGGACCCAGGCACCGTCGAGCTGGAGGACACCGTCTGCCCGACCAACGACCTGACCTTCGAGCCGGGCCGTGAGTACATCATCGCCGGCCGCCTCATGGACCGCGCCACCGGCAAGGAGGTGCCCGGCACCCAGGTGCGCACCACCTTCACACCCAAGACCGCCCAGGACTGCGCCGTGATCCCGTTCCAGGTCGACACCACGAACCTGCCCGGCCACGACCTGGTCGCCTTCGAGACGGCCTACGTCCCCGGCTCCGAGACCGAGGTCCTGGCCTCCCACGAGGACCTGAACGACAAGGGCCAGACCGTCACCGTCACCACCCCGCCCTCCCTGGCACGCACAGGCGCCGACGTCACGGCCCTGCTGACCGGGGCAGGCGTCCTAGGCACCGCCGGCCTCCTGGCCATCGCCACCGTCCGCCGCCGCAAGGCAGCCAACACCACCAACAACTCCTGA
- a CDS encoding ABC transporter permease, whose protein sequence is MSNLLRLIGRRLVALPLMVLGVTLLVFVVMSFSNADPARLALGESASADALEQYREVHHLNDPLLTRYGAYMMSLLHGDLGQSFTGVRITDLVSTAFPITLQLTFIGIFLAVIIALVLGVVAALYRDQWPDQVIRIISILSLATPSFWLALLLIQWLGDVPGGAGFFPSLVTDWVGFTDDPGAYLRQIALPAFAIAVPNSGTLTRIVRTAMVEELDRDYVRTAIGAGIPKRTVIARNVLRNALITPLTVLGLRLGYAMGGAVVIEIIFNIQGMGQLIFQGVTRNDVNIVQGVSITVAAAFIIINIVVDMLYVLVNPRIRSI, encoded by the coding sequence GTGTCCAACCTCCTCCGCCTGATCGGTCGGCGCCTCGTCGCACTGCCGCTCATGGTGCTGGGCGTGACGCTGCTCGTCTTCGTCGTCATGTCGTTCTCGAACGCCGACCCCGCGCGCCTGGCGCTCGGCGAGTCCGCATCGGCAGACGCCCTCGAGCAGTACCGCGAAGTCCACCACCTCAACGACCCGCTCTTGACCCGCTACGGGGCCTACATGATGTCGCTCCTGCACGGCGACCTCGGTCAGAGCTTCACGGGCGTGAGGATCACGGATCTTGTGTCCACGGCCTTCCCCATCACCCTCCAGCTGACCTTCATCGGTATCTTCCTCGCGGTCATCATCGCCCTCGTCCTGGGCGTCGTCGCCGCCCTCTACCGTGACCAGTGGCCAGACCAGGTCATCCGCATCATCTCCATTCTCTCCCTGGCGACCCCCTCCTTCTGGCTGGCACTGCTGCTCATTCAGTGGCTCGGCGACGTGCCGGGCGGAGCGGGCTTCTTCCCCTCGCTCGTGACCGACTGGGTGGGCTTCACGGATGACCCGGGTGCCTACCTGCGTCAGATCGCCCTGCCGGCCTTCGCCATCGCCGTGCCCAACTCCGGCACCCTCACTCGCATCGTGCGCACCGCCATGGTTGAGGAGCTCGACCGCGACTACGTGCGCACCGCCATCGGTGCCGGCATCCCCAAGCGCACGGTCATCGCCCGCAACGTCCTGCGCAACGCCCTCATCACGCCGCTGACCGTCCTCGGCCTGCGCCTGGGCTACGCCATGGGTGGCGCCGTCGTCATCGAGATCATCTTCAACATCCAGGGCATGGGCCAGCTGATCTTCCAGGGTGTGACCCGCAACGACGTCAACATCGTCCAGGGCGTGTCGATCACCGTTGCCGCAGCGTTCATCATCATCAACATCGTGGTGGACATGCTCTACGTGCTCGTCAACCCGCGAATTAGGAGCATCTGA
- a CDS encoding helix-turn-helix domain-containing protein, whose amino-acid sequence MQYQGKVSGPESLGRILQQARLLAGLTQRELANQLGTTQKYIWEMEAGKPSIFTDRLFAAMEATGMELTATITVPDDEDVARDEADHG is encoded by the coding sequence ATGCAGTACCAAGGCAAGGTGTCGGGGCCGGAGTCGCTTGGGCGTATTTTGCAGCAGGCGCGCTTGCTGGCCGGGCTGACGCAGCGTGAGCTGGCCAACCAGCTGGGCACCACTCAGAAGTACATCTGGGAGATGGAGGCCGGCAAGCCGTCCATCTTCACGGACCGCTTGTTCGCAGCCATGGAGGCGACCGGCATGGAGCTCACGGCCACTATCACCGTCCCCGATGATGAGGATGTTGCGCGTGATGAGGCTGACCATGGGTGA
- a CDS encoding type II toxin-antitoxin system HipA family toxin produces MRLTMGDLVVELYGHRLGVLRGDWRTFDLVPDPAAALHFGLDSTVMSIAVPLQARSSRSRAPIRRNFFAELLPEGRMRTRLAQTAGVQEHDVIGLLRQFGRDVAGALQIWDPQLPGEPKSPRYEPLEQGDVARMLAAVSEEPLGNKPIGGKTSLAGVQDKIVLARRTDNGWSRVVDGAPSTHILKPLQTRYPTLIYDEEYGARLARAVGLTSYATWVEEFEGIPAVVIERYDRDPLAPQGRVHQEDGNQVLGASGVQKYQREGGVVTLERLARAFQGAGGIRMVEALFGQLVVAVAVGNLDMHAKNVSVLHPPDGTCRLAPVYDMVPQTHLPTDGELALAVNGVYRHASVTGADLAAEGERWGIADAAACAEAILADLSAALDTEAPLPGAHPGLVDDIGGFIERLRQG; encoded by the coding sequence ATGAGGCTGACCATGGGTGACCTCGTCGTCGAGCTCTACGGCCACCGGCTCGGTGTGCTGCGCGGCGACTGGCGCACCTTCGACCTGGTGCCGGATCCTGCTGCTGCGCTTCACTTCGGTCTTGATTCGACGGTGATGTCGATCGCCGTTCCCCTGCAGGCGCGGTCGAGCCGTTCGCGGGCGCCCATCCGACGCAACTTCTTCGCTGAGCTGCTGCCCGAAGGGCGGATGCGAACGAGGCTGGCACAGACCGCCGGAGTGCAGGAGCATGACGTTATCGGTCTGCTCCGCCAGTTCGGGCGCGACGTGGCAGGCGCCTTGCAGATCTGGGATCCGCAGCTGCCCGGCGAGCCCAAGAGCCCTCGGTATGAGCCCCTGGAGCAAGGCGACGTGGCTCGCATGCTGGCAGCCGTATCGGAGGAGCCGCTGGGGAACAAACCGATCGGCGGCAAGACGTCGCTGGCCGGCGTCCAGGACAAGATCGTCCTGGCTCGCAGGACTGACAACGGGTGGAGCCGAGTGGTCGACGGCGCCCCGTCGACCCACATTCTCAAGCCCCTTCAGACTCGATATCCGACGCTCATCTACGACGAGGAATACGGTGCCCGACTGGCGCGAGCCGTCGGATTGACCAGTTACGCCACCTGGGTCGAGGAGTTCGAGGGGATCCCGGCCGTGGTGATCGAACGCTACGACCGTGACCCTCTGGCACCTCAAGGGCGTGTGCACCAAGAGGACGGTAACCAAGTGCTCGGGGCTTCCGGCGTGCAGAAGTACCAACGAGAGGGTGGGGTCGTCACTCTGGAGCGACTGGCGCGCGCCTTCCAGGGGGCAGGCGGCATCCGGATGGTGGAGGCCCTGTTCGGACAACTCGTGGTGGCGGTGGCCGTCGGGAACCTTGACATGCATGCCAAGAACGTGTCTGTCCTTCATCCGCCGGACGGCACCTGTCGACTCGCCCCCGTCTACGACATGGTGCCGCAGACTCACCTGCCCACCGACGGGGAGCTGGCGCTGGCGGTCAACGGCGTGTACCGGCATGCCTCGGTGACGGGCGCGGACCTGGCGGCTGAGGGGGAGCGGTGGGGGATCGCCGACGCGGCTGCGTGTGCCGAGGCGATCCTTGCCGACCTGTCCGCAGCACTCGACACCGAAGCGCCGCTGCCGGGGGCGCACCCTGGCCTGGTGGATGACATCGGAGGCTTCATTGAGCGGCTTCGCCAGGGCTGA
- a CDS encoding FadR/GntR family transcriptional regulator has product MASTRGTYVSLSEDNTTQSSTAITAIKDYILAKHLQPGDPLPTESQLCADLGVSRSSVREAVRTLVALDIVTVRHGHGTFVGQVSMRPMVESLVFRGLLKPGDDFRSLRDIVEVRATLDSALAEEVITVWKGREDSMIDAVVEEMEELAATNSTFTEQDHQFHSMLLEPLPNQLFHHLINAFWAVHTLTVPLLDAPTPEDIQRTAKAHRAMLEAARAGDVEAYRSAITDHYAPLLQALEANREA; this is encoded by the coding sequence ATGGCATCCACGCGCGGCACCTACGTCTCCCTGTCCGAGGACAACACGACGCAGTCCTCCACAGCCATCACGGCGATCAAGGACTACATCCTCGCCAAGCACCTGCAACCGGGCGACCCCCTGCCCACGGAGTCCCAGCTCTGTGCGGACCTGGGCGTGTCGCGCTCCTCCGTCCGCGAGGCCGTGCGCACGCTCGTGGCCCTGGACATCGTCACCGTGCGCCACGGGCACGGCACCTTCGTGGGCCAGGTCTCCATGCGCCCCATGGTCGAGTCCCTCGTCTTCCGCGGGCTGCTCAAGCCTGGGGACGACTTTCGGTCCCTGCGCGACATCGTCGAGGTCCGCGCCACCCTGGACTCCGCCCTCGCCGAGGAGGTGATCACCGTCTGGAAGGGCCGCGAGGACTCCATGATCGACGCCGTCGTCGAGGAGATGGAGGAGCTCGCCGCCACCAACAGCACCTTCACCGAGCAGGACCACCAGTTCCACTCCATGCTTCTGGAGCCGCTGCCCAACCAGCTCTTCCACCACCTCATCAACGCCTTCTGGGCCGTCCACACCCTCACCGTGCCGCTGCTGGATGCCCCGACCCCCGAGGACATCCAGCGCACCGCCAAGGCTCACCGCGCCATGCTCGAGGCCGCCCGCGCCGGCGACGTCGAGGCCTACCGCAGCGCGATCACCGACCACTACGCACCGCTCCTGCAGGCCCTCGAGGCCAACCGCGAGGCGTAG
- a CDS encoding bifunctional methylenetetrahydrofolate dehydrogenase/methenyltetrahydrofolate cyclohydrolase, translated as MRVPWAGTAQVLDGTATAAAIKSELRQRVDALRARGVVPGLGTVLVGADPGSVRYVAGKHADCAEVGIESIRVDLPATATQAEVEAAIDRLNDDPACTGYIVQLPLPRGIDTNAVLERIDPDKDADGLHPTNLGRLVLRGSEPITSPLPCTPRGCIELVTRHGIDLAGKDVCVVGRGVTVGRSIGLLLMRKDVNATVDVCHTGTADLAEHVRRADIVVAAAGSAGIITADMVRPGAVVLDVGVSRVVDPSTGKGRIVGDVADGVDQVASWLSPNPGGVGPMTRALLLANVVETAERLAAGAEAS; from the coding sequence GTGAGAGTCCCCTGGGCCGGGACCGCACAGGTCCTGGACGGCACCGCGACGGCCGCCGCGATCAAGAGCGAGCTGAGGCAGCGGGTCGACGCCCTGCGTGCACGCGGCGTCGTGCCGGGTCTGGGCACCGTGCTCGTCGGCGCGGATCCCGGCAGCGTGCGCTACGTGGCCGGCAAGCACGCCGACTGCGCTGAGGTCGGCATCGAGTCCATCCGCGTGGACCTGCCCGCCACCGCCACCCAGGCCGAGGTCGAGGCGGCCATCGACCGCCTCAACGACGACCCTGCCTGCACCGGCTACATCGTCCAGCTGCCGCTGCCCCGGGGCATCGACACCAACGCGGTGCTTGAGCGCATCGACCCGGACAAGGACGCCGACGGCCTGCACCCCACCAACCTCGGGCGCCTTGTCCTGCGCGGCAGCGAGCCCATCACCTCGCCCCTGCCCTGCACGCCGCGTGGCTGCATCGAGCTGGTGACCCGTCACGGCATTGACCTGGCGGGCAAGGACGTGTGCGTCGTCGGGCGCGGCGTCACCGTCGGTCGCTCCATCGGGCTGCTGCTCATGCGCAAGGACGTCAACGCCACCGTCGACGTCTGCCACACGGGCACGGCCGACCTGGCCGAGCACGTGCGCCGCGCGGACATTGTCGTCGCGGCCGCCGGCAGTGCCGGGATCATCACGGCGGACATGGTGCGCCCGGGCGCCGTCGTTCTCGACGTCGGCGTCTCCCGGGTGGTGGACCCGTCCACCGGCAAGGGCCGCATCGTGGGCGATGTTGCCGACGGCGTCGACCAGGTGGCGTCGTGGCTGTCGCCAAACCCGGGGGGAGTGGGTCCGATGACCCGCGCGCTGCTGCTCGCGAACGTCGTTGAGACGGCCGAGCGCCTGGCCGCAGGGGCTGAGGCCTCCTGA
- a CDS encoding ABC transporter ATP-binding protein has translation MTSGLLRTFGKDGFVAVDDLSLSVDPGQVHALLGPNGAGKTTTVRMCATLLAPTAGQIRVDGIDAVRRPEAARARLGLVLGGELGVYPRASARDNLLFFADLQGLDQRRRQQAVDTVLERMGLADVATRKAGAFSRGMLQRLHLARALLGSPPLLLLDEPTTGLDPDVAPQVRDMIRELAMDGTGVLLTSHSMPEVEELADTISVIGAGRIVIRGTVSDVAAYAGIGMTSGFSLPARHADAAVRLQECLGEGAVVVQRPVSSRWTVTVYWAANDSHADRQARDTVLATALAEIGTETPVDLVTRPASLEEAYLALADRLRR, from the coding sequence ATGACTTCTGGGCTGTTGCGGACCTTCGGCAAGGACGGCTTCGTCGCCGTCGATGACCTCTCCCTGAGCGTCGATCCCGGTCAGGTGCACGCCCTGCTGGGTCCCAACGGTGCCGGCAAGACCACCACCGTGCGCATGTGCGCCACCCTGCTGGCGCCCACCGCCGGCCAGATCCGGGTCGACGGCATTGACGCCGTCCGTCGTCCCGAGGCGGCACGCGCCCGCCTGGGCCTGGTGCTCGGCGGGGAGCTCGGCGTCTATCCGCGCGCATCCGCCCGCGACAATCTGCTGTTCTTCGCCGACCTGCAGGGCCTGGATCAACGCCGCCGCCAGCAGGCGGTGGATACGGTGCTGGAGCGCATGGGCCTGGCCGACGTGGCCACTCGCAAGGCCGGTGCGTTCTCCCGCGGCATGCTGCAGCGCCTGCACCTGGCGCGCGCCCTGCTCGGTTCTCCCCCGTTGCTCCTGCTCGATGAGCCGACCACCGGCCTGGATCCCGACGTCGCCCCGCAGGTACGCGACATGATCCGGGAACTGGCCATGGACGGTACAGGGGTGCTGCTGACCTCCCACTCCATGCCGGAGGTGGAGGAGCTCGCCGACACGATCAGCGTCATCGGGGCGGGGCGGATCGTCATCCGCGGCACTGTGAGCGACGTCGCCGCCTACGCGGGCATCGGCATGACCAGCGGCTTCTCCTTGCCCGCCCGCCATGCGGATGCAGCCGTCCGGCTGCAAGAGTGTTTGGGGGAGGGCGCCGTCGTCGTGCAGCGCCCCGTGTCCAGCCGCTGGACGGTGACCGTCTACTGGGCTGCGAACGACTCGCACGCGGATCGCCAGGCCCGCGACACCGTACTGGCGACCGCCCTGGCCGAGATCGGGACCGAGACGCCCGTCGATCTGGTCACCCGCCCGGCGTCGCTGGAGGAGGCCTATCTGGCCCTCGCCGACAGGCTCAGGCGATGA
- a CDS encoding ABC transporter, giving the protein MGAFLARLGSGVRVTWASSTAFATVGTAVVTLLVLPLLSIAYDVLLGADLSAPDLVRTGYAAALVALASSVCAGVVGTAATDRNLGVFHEVHTRRRLDVAYWLAIAAVPSLLAVLTGAAAIGAVAVLSPAHDLAMLGRVIALAPIAVVCGLLLGVGAAGIGVDLPDPYLGATIVSTFLPLLTGVIVPLSLCPAWVRVLGALAPLSGTVTALDASADGVGALLTRDLLVALVWAGAGLAATRHAVTRLRAGARRDVI; this is encoded by the coding sequence ATGGGAGCCTTCCTGGCCAGGCTCGGCTCGGGGGTGCGCGTGACGTGGGCTTCGTCAACGGCCTTCGCCACCGTAGGCACGGCCGTGGTGACGCTGCTGGTGCTGCCGCTGCTGAGCATCGCCTACGACGTGCTGCTGGGCGCGGACCTGTCCGCGCCCGACCTGGTGCGCACCGGCTACGCTGCCGCACTGGTGGCCCTGGCGAGCTCTGTGTGCGCCGGGGTCGTCGGCACCGCCGCCACCGACCGCAACCTGGGCGTCTTCCACGAGGTGCACACGCGTCGCCGTCTGGACGTGGCGTACTGGCTGGCGATCGCCGCCGTGCCCTCGCTGCTGGCGGTACTCACCGGGGCCGCCGCCATCGGCGCGGTAGCCGTCCTCTCCCCCGCCCACGACCTGGCCATGCTGGGGCGGGTCATCGCCCTGGCGCCTATCGCCGTCGTCTGCGGGCTGCTGCTGGGGGTGGGCGCGGCGGGTATCGGCGTCGACCTGCCCGACCCCTACCTGGGCGCGACCATCGTCTCCACGTTCTTGCCGCTGCTGACCGGCGTCATCGTACCGCTGTCGCTGTGTCCGGCATGGGTGCGTGTGCTCGGCGCACTAGCGCCGCTAAGCGGCACCGTGACGGCGCTCGACGCCAGTGCCGACGGCGTTGGAGCATTGTTGACCCGCGACCTGCTGGTCGCGCTCGTGTGGGCGGGCGCGGGCCTGGCAGCCACCCGGCACGCCGTCACCCGGCTGCGCGCCGGAGCGCGTCGGGATGTCATCTGA
- a CDS encoding ABC transporter permease: MIRQLRMTAFHVRQFVSVPYFIQLMVFTTIVTTLVQFLAARAWGGITPTQGWVRGGVIGMWTTATCAAGIIGFERFKGTLAHLVIAPIGTLRSLAAVISAAASFGLAALPVAWCTWAAASGSVDFTLPGWMGAGRMVAAALLLLAGCLALSFVIAALFVLTPNAIAYEELLLVPVFIASGILFTSTAPPPWLAGFSRLLPLSMPFDLLLGRAVTAVDVVGWLVCVSAWLSLAAFLGRRALRMATRAGTLEVI; this comes from the coding sequence ATGATCCGGCAGCTGCGTATGACGGCCTTCCACGTCCGCCAGTTCGTGTCCGTCCCTTACTTCATCCAGCTCATGGTCTTCACCACCATCGTCACCACGCTGGTGCAGTTCCTCGCCGCCCGCGCCTGGGGCGGGATCACCCCCACCCAGGGCTGGGTGCGCGGCGGCGTGATCGGCATGTGGACCACGGCCACGTGCGCTGCCGGCATCATTGGATTCGAACGGTTCAAGGGAACCCTGGCGCACCTGGTGATCGCACCAATCGGCACCTTGCGCTCGTTGGCGGCCGTCATCTCCGCCGCGGCCTCCTTCGGGCTGGCGGCACTACCAGTGGCATGGTGCACGTGGGCGGCGGCTTCCGGGTCAGTGGACTTCACCCTCCCCGGGTGGATGGGGGCGGGCCGCATGGTCGCGGCTGCACTCCTGCTACTAGCAGGCTGCCTGGCGCTGAGCTTCGTGATCGCGGCGCTGTTCGTGCTCACGCCCAACGCCATCGCCTATGAGGAGCTGCTGCTGGTGCCGGTGTTTATCGCCTCGGGCATCCTGTTCACCTCCACCGCGCCACCGCCCTGGCTAGCGGGGTTCAGCCGTCTCCTGCCCCTATCCATGCCCTTTGACCTGCTGCTGGGGCGCGCTGTCACCGCCGTGGACGTGGTCGGCTGGCTGGTGTGCGTGTCCGCCTGGCTGAGCCTCGCTGCCTTTCTGGGGCGACGGGCACTACGCATGGCCACGCGCGCCGGCACCCTGGAGGTCATCTGA
- a CDS encoding ABC transporter substrate-binding protein, which produces MAISTPHASRRDFIRISSTLGLAAGIAATLAACGGGDGGSGTSATTGATGDSMMEAPASSDGTITAGISYELGTNGYDPMTTTAALTVAANWHTMEGLTELDPASREVYAALGAELPTAIDDTTYEVTLREGAVFSDGTPVTTDDVVFSFDRVRDPANKSLYAQFITFVDTVTAKDDTTVTITTKYPFSLIAERLSVVKIVPRAAAEADPAAFDLNPVGTGPYTMTDNGAGSQKVVFERNEGYTGPKPALAKDMVWQILPDDTTRTNAITSNTVQAIDAVPVANLTSMQDPIKVAAQQGFGLLFIMFNNSVLTDVKARQAVLYALDYASICETGLGTLATPASCFVHEDHPAYKKASTVYTYDVEKAKSLLAEAGVTEINLLCTDHGWFSNVRPIVRQNLEALGVTVNYQEKKSSEVYGYIDSNEGAWDVMLAPGDPSVFGSDADLLLRWWYGGDVWTDTRMHWKGTEAYTKVQEMLDEAVKLTGDKQIAKWQEVFNLLSDEVPLYPLLHRKTPTAYNGETLQGFKPIALTGLSFAGVGTTATA; this is translated from the coding sequence ATGGCGATCTCAACCCCCCACGCTTCCCGACGCGACTTCATCCGCATCAGCTCCACCCTCGGTCTGGCTGCCGGCATCGCCGCCACCCTGGCCGCCTGTGGTGGCGGCGACGGCGGCTCGGGCACCTCGGCCACCACTGGTGCGACCGGGGACTCGATGATGGAGGCTCCCGCCAGCTCTGACGGCACCATCACCGCGGGCATTTCCTACGAGCTGGGCACCAACGGCTACGACCCGATGACGACGACGGCCGCCCTGACGGTCGCCGCCAACTGGCACACGATGGAGGGTCTGACCGAGCTCGACCCTGCCTCCCGCGAGGTCTACGCGGCCCTGGGCGCCGAGCTGCCGACCGCGATTGACGACACGACCTACGAGGTCACCCTGCGTGAGGGTGCCGTCTTCTCCGACGGTACGCCCGTGACCACCGACGACGTCGTCTTCTCCTTCGATCGCGTGCGTGACCCTGCCAACAAGTCGCTCTACGCGCAGTTCATCACCTTCGTCGACACCGTCACCGCCAAGGATGACACGACGGTGACGATCACCACGAAGTACCCCTTCTCGCTGATCGCCGAGCGCCTGAGCGTCGTTAAGATCGTCCCCCGCGCCGCTGCCGAGGCCGACCCGGCCGCCTTCGACCTCAACCCGGTCGGCACGGGTCCCTACACGATGACCGACAACGGGGCGGGTTCCCAGAAGGTCGTCTTCGAGCGCAACGAGGGCTACACCGGTCCCAAGCCCGCTCTGGCCAAGGACATGGTCTGGCAGATCCTGCCCGACGACACGACGCGCACGAACGCCATCACCTCCAACACGGTCCAGGCGATCGACGCCGTGCCGGTGGCCAACCTGACCTCCATGCAGGACCCGATCAAGGTCGCGGCGCAGCAGGGCTTCGGTCTGCTGTTCATCATGTTCAACAACTCGGTCCTCACTGACGTCAAGGCGCGCCAGGCGGTCCTCTACGCGCTCGACTACGCCTCCATCTGCGAGACGGGTCTGGGCACGCTGGCCACGCCGGCCTCCTGCTTCGTCCACGAGGACCACCCGGCCTACAAGAAGGCCTCGACGGTCTACACCTACGACGTTGAGAAGGCCAAGAGCCTCCTCGCCGAGGCCGGTGTCACCGAGATCAACCTCCTGTGCACCGACCACGGCTGGTTCTCCAACGTCCGCCCGATCGTGCGTCAGAACCTCGAGGCTCTGGGTGTCACGGTCAACTACCAGGAGAAGAAGTCCTCCGAGGTCTACGGCTACATCGACTCCAACGAGGGTGCGTGGGACGTCATGCTCGCCCCGGGTGACCCCTCGGTCTTCGGCTCCGACGCTGACCTGCTCCTGCGCTGGTGGTACGGCGGCGACGTGTGGACCGACACCCGTATGCACTGGAAGGGTACGGAGGCCTACACGAAGGTCCAGGAGATGCTCGACGAGGCCGTCAAGCTCACCGGTGACAAGCAGATCGCCAAGTGGCAGGAGGTCTTCAACCTCCTGTCCGACGAGGTTCCGCTCTACCCGCTGCTGCACCGCAAGACGCCCACGGCGTACAACGGCGAGACCCTCCAGGGCTTCAAGCCGATCGCGCTGACCGGCCTGTCCTTCGCCGGGGTCGGTACGACGGCCACGGCCTGA